One genomic region from Desertibacillus haloalkaliphilus encodes:
- the ppaX gene encoding pyrophosphatase PpaX: MKIDTLLFDLDGTIINTNELIISSFLHTLDHYYPGEYTREKVINFIGPPLYDSFKEVDPERFEEMVAMYRKHNLANHDELVQEYEGVYETIEELSKRGYKLAVVTTKKSKTAHMGLKLTGLDKFFDVVITIDDVENVKPDPEPLDKAMKLLGSSAETTIMVGDSQYDVLGGKNANTKTAGVAWTIKGADYLKSLDPDYMLEHMSDLLEIVGEGDQ, encoded by the coding sequence ATGAAAATTGATACATTGCTTTTTGACTTAGATGGAACGATCATTAATACGAACGAATTGATTATCTCTTCTTTTTTACACACGTTAGATCATTATTACCCTGGTGAATATACGCGTGAAAAAGTCATTAACTTTATTGGACCGCCTTTATACGATAGCTTTAAGGAAGTCGACCCTGAACGTTTCGAGGAGATGGTTGCGATGTATCGTAAGCATAACCTCGCTAATCATGATGAGCTTGTTCAAGAGTATGAAGGTGTCTATGAAACGATTGAAGAACTTTCAAAGCGTGGCTATAAACTAGCGGTTGTCACGACGAAAAAAAGCAAGACTGCTCATATGGGCTTAAAGCTAACTGGTCTTGATAAATTTTTTGATGTTGTGATTACGATTGATGATGTCGAAAACGTAAAGCCAGATCCAGAGCCACTTGATAAAGCAATGAAACTGCTTGGCTCATCAGCGGAGACGACGATCATGGTTGGCGATAGCCAATATGACGTGCTTGGCGGTAAAAATGCGAACACGAAAACAGCAGGTGTCGCATGGACGATTAAAGGTGCTGATTACCTGAAGTCACTTGATCCGGATTATATGCTTGAGCATATGAGCGATCTCCTTGAGATTGTTGGAGAGGGCGATCAGTGA
- a CDS encoding nucleoside recognition domain-containing protein, producing MNTLKRGFLVGLQTTWTLGKIIFPITLIVTILGYTPVLDWLARMLTPFMGVIGLSGEAAIPLVLGNVLNLYAAIGAILTLDLTVKEVFILAVMLSFSHNLFVESAVAAKVGVRISVVLAVRIGLAIISALLINWFWQGGGEQAQYGLVSTGGQAEVSGWLAIAWQGIESAALGILQMGLIVIPIMMFIQIAKDLGWLATFSRWMSPFTRLLGIRENTSTTLASGLVFGLAFGAGVMIQAAKEDGVKKKDLYLVFIFLVACHAVIEDTLIFIPLGIPVLPLLLIRLITAILLTMLIAYIWNRVETRTEVDRKEATYEN from the coding sequence ATGAATACGCTCAAGCGCGGTTTTCTCGTCGGCTTGCAAACGACGTGGACGCTCGGGAAAATTATCTTTCCAATTACGTTGATTGTGACGATTTTGGGCTATACGCCTGTCCTTGATTGGCTGGCACGAATGCTCACACCATTCATGGGTGTGATTGGACTGTCGGGAGAGGCGGCGATTCCGCTTGTGCTCGGAAACGTCCTCAATTTATATGCGGCGATCGGTGCGATTCTAACACTCGATTTAACCGTCAAAGAAGTGTTTATTTTAGCGGTGATGCTGTCGTTTTCTCACAATCTATTCGTAGAGTCAGCAGTTGCTGCTAAAGTCGGGGTTCGAATCTCAGTTGTACTTGCGGTTCGAATTGGGCTTGCCATCATTTCCGCATTATTGATCAATTGGTTCTGGCAAGGTGGAGGAGAGCAAGCACAATATGGTCTCGTCTCAACTGGTGGTCAGGCAGAAGTCAGTGGTTGGTTGGCGATTGCTTGGCAAGGGATTGAAAGTGCGGCATTGGGAATTTTGCAAATGGGCTTGATCGTGATTCCGATCATGATGTTCATCCAAATCGCAAAAGACCTTGGCTGGTTAGCGACCTTCTCACGCTGGATGTCGCCGTTTACGCGGTTACTTGGGATTCGAGAAAACACCTCCACAACGCTTGCTTCTGGGCTGGTGTTTGGATTAGCATTCGGAGCGGGTGTGATGATTCAAGCGGCAAAAGAAGATGGTGTTAAGAAAAAAGATCTGTACTTAGTGTTCATCTTTCTCGTTGCCTGCCATGCTGTTATTGAAGATACACTTATTTTTATTCCGTTAGGGATTCCGGTGTTGCCACTTTTACTGATTCGACTAATTACCGCAATTTTATTAACGATGCTGATAGCTTATATCTGGAACCGAGTTGAAACACGTACAGAAGTAGACAGAAAGGAAGCGACTTATGAAAATTGA
- the lgt gene encoding prolipoprotein diacylglyceryl transferase has product MEGIQPLSPIAFELGPLTVHWYGLIIAFGAFLGYLLATRESVKRGLPKDTFADLLIWALPIAILSARLYYVIFRWDYYAAHPEKILAIWEGGLAIHGGVIGGVITAYIFAKRRNISIWKLLDITAPSLLLGQAIGRWGNFMNQEAHGGPVTREFLEGLMLPEFIINQMYIDGVYYHPTFLYESIWNILGVILLLYLRRVNLRQGEIFLSYLIWYSVGRFFIEGLRTDSLMIADLLRTAQVMSLVLIIGAIILWFYRRQTGQADKRYLDDEPKKTKKKNTNKKKKK; this is encoded by the coding sequence ATGGAGGGAATTCAACCATTAAGTCCAATTGCGTTTGAACTTGGACCGTTAACCGTTCATTGGTATGGACTTATTATCGCATTTGGGGCTTTTTTAGGGTATTTGTTAGCGACGCGAGAGTCTGTCAAACGTGGGTTACCGAAGGATACGTTTGCCGATTTATTGATTTGGGCATTGCCGATTGCGATCTTATCGGCGCGACTGTATTACGTCATTTTTCGCTGGGATTATTACGCTGCCCATCCTGAAAAGATTTTAGCGATTTGGGAAGGTGGCCTTGCGATCCATGGTGGTGTCATCGGTGGTGTGATTACGGCCTATATCTTTGCGAAACGGCGAAATATTTCTATTTGGAAGTTGCTTGATATTACGGCACCGAGTTTGTTGCTTGGTCAAGCGATCGGGCGTTGGGGGAACTTCATGAACCAAGAGGCTCATGGGGGGCCAGTGACGCGTGAATTTTTAGAAGGATTGATGTTGCCTGAGTTTATCATTAATCAAATGTACATTGATGGCGTCTACTATCATCCGACGTTTTTATATGAATCGATATGGAATATCCTTGGTGTGATTTTGTTGCTGTATTTACGACGCGTCAACTTACGACAAGGGGAAATTTTCTTAAGCTATTTAATTTGGTACTCCGTTGGGCGTTTCTTTATCGAAGGGCTACGTACGGATAGTTTAATGATTGCTGATCTCTTACGAACGGCGCAGGTGATGTCACTTGTCTTGATTATTGGTGCAATTATACTTTGGTTCTATCGCCGCCAGACAGGGCAAGCAGATAAGCGTTATTTAGACGATGAACCAAAAAAGACAAAGAAAAAGAATACAAATAAAAAGAAAAAGAAGTAG
- the hprK gene encoding HPr(Ser) kinase/phosphatase, whose protein sequence is MAKVNANDLLEKFELELLSGEEGIYRPITTIDISRPGIEMAGFFTYYPAKRLQLLGRTELSFFQQLTDHDKVERMKKLCTYDTPGIIISRGLEAPKELLDASDEFGVPILRSSLTTTRLSSRLTTFLESKLAPTTAMHGVLVDIYGIGVLLTGASGVGKSETALDLVRRGHRLVADDSVEIRQEHENTLIGRAPELIQHLLEIRGLGIINVMTLFGAGAIRPFKRLALVISLELWDQNKAYDRLGLEENTVKIIDTDVPKLTIPVRPGRNLAVIVEVAAMNFRLKRLGMNAAQQFSDRLTDVIEEGDREEY, encoded by the coding sequence ATGGCGAAAGTCAATGCAAATGATTTACTTGAAAAGTTTGAACTTGAACTTCTAAGTGGGGAGGAGGGCATTTATCGGCCGATCACCACGATTGATATATCTAGGCCCGGGATTGAGATGGCTGGATTTTTTACATATTATCCAGCGAAACGATTGCAGCTGTTAGGGCGTACGGAGTTGTCATTTTTTCAACAGTTGACGGATCATGATAAAGTCGAGCGCATGAAAAAGCTTTGTACATATGATACTCCCGGAATTATTATTTCACGTGGACTGGAGGCACCGAAGGAATTACTCGATGCTTCGGATGAATTTGGTGTGCCGATCCTACGTTCATCATTAACGACAACACGATTGAGTAGTCGCTTGACGACATTTCTTGAAAGTAAACTCGCTCCAACGACAGCGATGCATGGCGTACTCGTTGATATTTACGGGATCGGTGTGCTGCTGACAGGGGCTAGTGGCGTTGGTAAAAGTGAAACGGCATTAGACTTAGTTCGCCGTGGTCATCGTCTCGTCGCTGATGATTCGGTTGAGATTCGCCAAGAGCATGAGAACACGCTGATTGGGCGTGCACCAGAATTGATTCAGCATTTGCTCGAAATTCGTGGACTAGGCATTATCAATGTGATGACTCTGTTTGGGGCGGGAGCGATTCGTCCGTTTAAACGGCTAGCACTCGTCATAAGCCTTGAATTGTGGGATCAGAATAAAGCCTACGATCGTCTCGGGCTAGAAGAGAATACCGTGAAAATTATTGATACAGACGTACCGAAGCTAACGATTCCAGTTCGTCCTGGACGTAACTTAGCGGTTATCGTTGAAGTGGCAGCGATGAACTTCCGCTTGAAGAGGCTTGGGATGAATGCCGCACAGCAATTCTCTGATCGACTGACAGATGTGATTGAAGAAGGAGATCGTGAAGAGTACTGA
- a CDS encoding phage holin family protein: MGWLLHVGVYTVVLMVVAGYVPAFHLSGFGAALVASLLLSVINLFIKPILVILTLPVTFFSLGLFLFVINALLLMLTAWIMGDAFVIDSFWWALLASVVIAILNLLIQSFIINPMRKR; encoded by the coding sequence ATGGGCTGGTTGCTGCATGTTGGGGTTTACACGGTTGTGCTAATGGTTGTGGCTGGATATGTTCCGGCCTTTCATTTGTCTGGATTTGGAGCGGCGCTTGTTGCTAGTTTGTTATTGTCGGTGATTAATTTGTTTATTAAGCCGATTTTGGTGATTTTAACGTTGCCGGTGACGTTTTTTTCGTTAGGTTTGTTTTTGTTTGTGATTAATGCGTTGTTATTGATGTTGACGGCTTGGATTATGGGTGATGCGTTTGTGATTGATAGTTTTTGGTGGGCGTTGCTTGCTTCTGTGGTTATTGCAATTTTAAATTTATTAATTCAGTCGTTTATTATTAATCCGATGCGGAAAAGGTGA
- a CDS encoding PspC domain-containing protein: protein MKRLYRTQDDRKLAGVCGGIARYFNMDPTILRIIIIVLALVTGFFPFVIGYIAAIFIVPNEEDVV, encoded by the coding sequence ATGAAACGGTTATACCGCACGCAAGATGATCGCAAATTAGCCGGCGTTTGTGGGGGCATTGCTCGTTATTTTAATATGGACCCTACGATTTTGCGGATCATTATCATTGTTTTAGCGTTAGTCACGGGCTTTTTCCCGTTTGTGATTGGCTACATTGCGGCGATTTTTATCGTGCCGAATGAAGAGGATGTCGTGTAA
- a CDS encoding DUF4097 family beta strand repeat-containing protein has translation MFTLAKGEITIEERKMILKMIEDGKITADEGLKLLEALQKDDNKDEPKAEVEEEKATESTDTQVSKVVDWEKGNDYKKTYKQPSGTTKFTDFIESAIQKIKEFDLDFNFGSHIEVDHIFQHQNFSQAHIDVSLENGSLNVVPWSSPDVRIECKAKVYRVKDVEEARQVFLRETTFEPGEEKLRFATKVKSIKVNAVMYIPEQQYQNIKLYTFNGQIDGEKITSEAFDVKTVNGSISIERAEVTKMYAETVHGPISLTGSRVERCEAKTMNGAVDLEGKMINTDVETVNGTITYELTNTDKPCYLDVKATTGSIRLTLPDNLKTEGKLKTNVGGFSCELPNLEVIEEKKEFAQKIMSFVSNKEAETKMTITADTKTGSISLRTQ, from the coding sequence ATGTTTACTCTAGCAAAGGGGGAGATCACCATCGAAGAGCGGAAAATGATTTTAAAAATGATTGAGGACGGAAAGATCACAGCAGACGAAGGCTTGAAATTGCTTGAAGCCCTGCAAAAGGATGACAACAAAGATGAGCCAAAGGCAGAGGTGGAAGAAGAGAAAGCGACTGAATCAACAGATACTCAAGTATCAAAGGTTGTTGACTGGGAAAAAGGAAATGACTATAAAAAGACCTACAAACAACCGTCAGGGACAACGAAATTTACCGATTTTATAGAAAGTGCAATCCAAAAAATTAAGGAGTTTGATCTAGACTTTAATTTTGGTTCACATATAGAGGTTGACCATATTTTTCAGCATCAAAACTTTTCGCAAGCACATATCGATGTCTCCCTAGAAAATGGCTCCTTAAATGTCGTCCCTTGGTCTTCCCCTGATGTTCGGATCGAATGCAAAGCGAAGGTGTACAGAGTCAAGGATGTCGAGGAGGCGCGTCAAGTCTTTTTGCGTGAGACAACGTTTGAACCCGGTGAAGAGAAGCTCCGTTTTGCGACGAAGGTAAAATCGATTAAAGTTAATGCTGTCATGTACATTCCAGAGCAACAGTATCAAAACATTAAGCTTTATACGTTTAATGGCCAAATTGACGGGGAAAAGATCACGAGTGAAGCTTTTGATGTAAAAACAGTCAATGGCAGTATTTCAATCGAGCGAGCTGAAGTAACAAAGATGTATGCGGAAACCGTTCATGGACCGATTTCACTGACGGGCAGTCGTGTAGAACGCTGTGAGGCAAAAACGATGAATGGTGCGGTTGATCTTGAAGGTAAAATGATCAATACCGATGTTGAAACCGTTAATGGTACGATTACGTATGAATTAACAAACACCGACAAACCGTGCTACTTGGATGTAAAGGCAACAACAGGAAGTATTCGTTTAACGTTACCGGATAACCTAAAAACAGAAGGGAAGTTAAAAACCAATGTTGGTGGCTTCTCCTGTGAGCTTCCAAACCTAGAAGTCATTGAAGAAAAGAAAGAATTTGCACAAAAGATCATGTCATTTGTATCAAATAAAGAGGCTGAAACGAAGATGACAATTACTGCTGATACGAAAACAGGATCGATTTCACTGAGGACGCAATAA
- the uvrA gene encoding excinuclease ABC subunit UvrA, with the protein MSLENIVVQGARSHNLKNVDVTIPRDQLVVITGLSGSGKSSLAFDTIYAEGQRRYVESLSAYARQFLGQMDKPDVDAIEGLSPAISIDQKTTSRNPRSTVGTVTEIYDYLRLLFARIGRPTCPKHNIEISSQTIQQMVDRLLEYPERTKMQILAPVISGRKGEHVKVLEDIKKQGFVRVRVDGEMREVSEEIELEKNKKHNIEVVVDRVVIKEGVHTRLADSLETALNLSGGRVIVDVIGDEELLFSQHHACPQCGFSIGELEPRMFSFNSPFGACQKCDGLGTKLEVDIDLVIPDRTKTLREHAIAAWEPTKSQYYPQLLASVCEHFNIDMDTPVENIPEHQLDHILYGAPTELIYFRYENEFGQVRENKIIFEGVVNNIARRYRETGSDYIREQMESYMTEKPCPTCKGNRLKKESLAVLINGKHIGDTTKFSVKDAKRFFESLMLTDKEVEIARLILKEIEDRLGFLMNVGLDYLTLSRSAGTLSGGEAQRIRLATQIGSSLMGVVYILDEPSIGLHQRDNDRLIKTLEHMRDLGNTLLVVEHDEDTMLAADYLIDIGPGAGIHGGQITAQGTPAEIEADDNSLTGQYLSGKKFIPIPSERRELTDRKLQIKGAKENNLHSVNVDIPLGVFCAVTGVSGSGKSTLINDILYRSLASKIYRSKEKPGQHKEIKGIDLIDKVIDIDQSAIGRTPRSNPATYTGVFDDIRDVFAMTNEAKVRGYKKGRFSFNVKGGRCEACRGDGIIKIEMHFLPDVYVPCEVCEGKRYNRETLEITYKGKTISDVLEMTVEEGLEFFANIPKIKRKIQTLFDVGLGYITLGQPATTLSGGEAQRVKLAAQLHKRSTGKTLYILDEPTTGLHVDDIARLLDVLQRLVDNGDTVLVIEHNLDVIKTVDHIIDLGPEGGDKGGRIVATGTPEAVADVEGSYTGQYLKPILTRDRERMEEKIRQQETVSETS; encoded by the coding sequence ATGTCTTTAGAAAATATCGTAGTACAAGGGGCTCGTTCGCACAATTTAAAAAATGTCGATGTGACGATTCCTCGTGATCAGCTCGTGGTAATTACTGGTTTGTCAGGCTCGGGCAAATCGTCACTTGCATTTGATACGATTTATGCGGAAGGGCAACGTCGCTATGTTGAGTCGCTGTCAGCGTATGCACGACAATTTTTAGGACAAATGGATAAGCCAGATGTTGATGCGATTGAAGGGTTATCACCAGCGATTTCGATCGATCAAAAAACGACGAGCCGAAACCCGCGCTCAACCGTCGGTACAGTAACAGAAATCTATGATTACCTCCGTTTGTTGTTTGCACGTATCGGCCGACCGACATGTCCGAAGCATAACATCGAAATTTCGTCACAAACGATTCAGCAAATGGTTGATCGTCTGCTTGAGTATCCGGAGCGAACGAAGATGCAAATTTTAGCGCCCGTCATCTCTGGGCGTAAAGGTGAGCATGTGAAAGTGCTTGAAGATATTAAGAAGCAAGGCTTTGTCCGCGTACGCGTAGATGGTGAGATGCGTGAAGTGTCCGAAGAGATTGAGTTAGAAAAAAATAAAAAGCATAACATTGAAGTGGTTGTTGACCGTGTTGTTATTAAAGAGGGTGTTCATACGCGCCTTGCCGATTCATTAGAAACGGCGCTGAATTTATCCGGTGGCCGTGTCATCGTTGATGTGATTGGTGATGAAGAACTTCTCTTTAGTCAACACCACGCTTGTCCGCAATGTGGTTTTTCAATCGGTGAGCTTGAGCCACGAATGTTTTCGTTTAACAGTCCATTTGGGGCTTGTCAAAAGTGTGATGGTCTGGGAACAAAGCTTGAGGTTGACATCGACCTCGTCATTCCGGACCGCACGAAGACGTTGCGAGAGCATGCGATTGCAGCCTGGGAGCCGACGAAATCGCAATATTACCCGCAACTATTAGCATCGGTTTGTGAACACTTTAATATCGATATGGACACTCCGGTCGAAAACATTCCTGAGCATCAGCTTGACCATATTTTGTATGGCGCCCCGACGGAATTGATTTATTTTCGTTATGAAAATGAATTTGGTCAAGTTCGTGAAAATAAAATTATCTTTGAAGGTGTTGTTAATAATATTGCTAGACGGTATCGCGAAACAGGTTCCGATTACATTCGTGAGCAAATGGAGTCGTATATGACCGAAAAGCCATGCCCAACGTGTAAAGGTAACCGGCTAAAAAAAGAAAGCTTGGCGGTACTCATTAATGGGAAACATATTGGTGATACGACAAAGTTTTCGGTAAAAGATGCGAAACGCTTTTTTGAATCGTTAATGCTGACAGATAAAGAAGTGGAAATTGCTCGGCTGATCTTAAAAGAAATTGAAGACCGCCTCGGTTTTCTCATGAATGTCGGTCTCGATTATTTAACGTTAAGCCGCTCAGCCGGAACACTCTCTGGAGGTGAAGCACAGCGGATTCGTTTAGCGACTCAAATTGGGTCGTCGTTAATGGGGGTTGTCTACATTTTAGATGAGCCTTCAATTGGGTTGCATCAGCGTGATAACGACCGCTTGATTAAGACACTTGAACATATGCGTGATTTAGGAAATACGCTGCTTGTTGTGGAACATGATGAAGATACGATGCTAGCCGCTGATTACTTAATCGATATTGGACCAGGTGCAGGGATTCATGGCGGTCAGATTACCGCGCAAGGAACACCAGCTGAAATTGAAGCTGATGACAACTCACTAACAGGTCAATATTTATCAGGGAAAAAGTTTATCCCGATTCCTTCTGAGCGCCGCGAGCTAACCGATCGCAAACTGCAAATAAAGGGAGCCAAAGAAAATAACCTACATTCGGTGAATGTTGATATCCCTCTTGGCGTCTTTTGTGCGGTTACCGGTGTGTCTGGTTCAGGGAAAAGTACCTTGATTAACGATATTTTATATCGAAGTCTTGCAAGTAAGATTTATCGCAGTAAAGAAAAACCAGGTCAACATAAAGAGATCAAAGGGATTGACCTGATTGATAAAGTCATCGATATTGATCAGTCAGCGATTGGGCGCACACCGCGTTCTAATCCAGCGACGTATACAGGTGTGTTTGATGACATCCGTGATGTGTTTGCGATGACGAATGAAGCGAAGGTCCGTGGCTATAAAAAAGGGCGTTTTAGCTTTAATGTTAAAGGTGGCCGTTGTGAAGCGTGCCGTGGGGATGGAATTATAAAAATTGAAATGCACTTTTTGCCGGATGTTTATGTGCCGTGCGAAGTGTGTGAAGGGAAACGCTATAATCGCGAGACACTTGAGATCACGTATAAAGGCAAGACAATTTCAGACGTGCTTGAGATGACAGTTGAAGAAGGCTTGGAATTTTTTGCGAACATCCCGAAAATCAAGCGGAAAATTCAAACGCTATTTGATGTCGGATTAGGCTATATTACGCTTGGGCAGCCGGCAACAACGCTGTCAGGTGGTGAAGCGCAACGCGTGAAGCTAGCGGCTCAGCTTCATAAACGCTCGACTGGGAAGACACTCTATATTTTAGATGAGCCAACAACAGGGCTTCATGTCGATGATATTGCTCGTTTATTAGATGTTCTGCAGCGCCTTGTTGATAACGGTGATACTGTACTTGTGATTGAACATAACCTAGATGTGATCAAAACAGTTGACCATATTATCGATTTAGGTCCTGAGGGTGGCGATAAGGGTGGTAGGATTGTTGCCACAGGGACACCTGAAGCGGTCGCAGATGTAGAGGGTTCCTATACGGGACAGTATTTAAAGCCAATATTAACGCGTGATCGCGAACGGATGGAGGAAAAAATCCGCCAGCAAGAAACAGTATCGGAAACTTCGTAG
- the uvrB gene encoding excinuclease ABC subunit UvrB, translating to MSQTFELVSAYEPQGDQPRAIEQLVEGIGAKKTHQTLLGATGTGKTFTVSNVIKEVNKPTLVIAHNKTLAGQLYSEFKEFFPNNAVEYFVSYYDYYQPEAYIPQSDTFIEKDASINDEIDKLRHSATSALFERNDVIIVASVSCIYGLGSPEEYRDLVLSLRIGMERERNDLLRELVDIQYDRNDINFTRGTFRVRGDVVEIFPASRDEHCIRVEFFGDEIDRITEVDALTGEVLGERNHVAIFPASHFVTREEKMKKAIKSIEAELEERLKELNDAGKLLEAQRLEQRTRYDIEMMQEMGFCSGIENYSRHLTLREAGATPYTLLDFFPDDFLLVVDESHVTLPQVRGMYNGDQARKQVLVDHGFRLPSAKDNRPLQFEEFEKHINQAIYVSATPGPYELEKTPKMVEQIIRPTGLLDPTIDVRPIEGQIDDLIGEINERVERNERVLVTTLTKKMSEDLTDYLKELGVKVSYLHSEVKTLERIEIVRQLRLGTFDVLVGINLLREGLDIPEVSLVAILDADKEGFLRAERSLIQTMGRAARNANGHVIMYADKVTKSMDIAIKETTRRREIQTAYNEEHGITPKTIEKKVPELIQATQVAEEDGDYKVPAVTKMDKKEREVVIENLEKEMKEAAKDLNFERAAELRDLLLELKAEG from the coding sequence GTGAGTCAGACGTTTGAACTTGTTTCGGCTTATGAACCACAAGGTGATCAGCCGCGAGCGATTGAACAATTGGTTGAAGGGATTGGAGCGAAGAAAACACACCAAACGTTACTAGGAGCAACGGGTACAGGGAAGACATTTACCGTCTCAAATGTGATCAAGGAAGTCAATAAACCGACATTAGTGATCGCTCATAATAAGACGCTCGCTGGACAATTGTACAGTGAGTTTAAAGAATTTTTTCCAAACAATGCGGTTGAATACTTTGTCAGTTACTATGACTATTATCAGCCAGAAGCGTACATACCGCAATCGGATACGTTTATTGAAAAGGATGCAAGTATCAATGATGAAATTGATAAGTTGCGCCACTCGGCAACAAGTGCATTATTTGAGCGTAATGACGTGATTATTGTTGCCAGTGTGTCGTGCATTTACGGTTTAGGTTCGCCGGAAGAGTATCGTGATCTTGTGCTCTCCTTGCGTATCGGCATGGAGCGCGAGCGCAATGATTTGCTACGTGAGCTCGTTGATATTCAATATGATCGTAATGATATCAATTTTACGCGTGGGACGTTTCGCGTGCGCGGTGATGTTGTTGAAATTTTCCCAGCATCACGCGATGAACACTGCATCCGTGTGGAATTTTTCGGTGATGAAATTGATCGAATTACTGAAGTAGATGCACTGACGGGCGAAGTATTAGGAGAGCGCAATCATGTCGCGATCTTCCCAGCATCCCACTTCGTCACGCGTGAGGAAAAAATGAAAAAAGCGATCAAGTCGATTGAGGCAGAGCTTGAAGAGCGACTAAAAGAACTAAATGATGCGGGTAAGCTTCTTGAGGCACAACGACTTGAGCAGCGCACGCGCTATGACATTGAAATGATGCAGGAGATGGGTTTTTGCTCAGGGATCGAAAACTATTCCCGCCATTTAACGCTTCGTGAGGCAGGGGCGACACCATATACACTCCTCGATTTCTTCCCAGACGATTTTCTGCTTGTTGTTGATGAGTCGCATGTAACGCTCCCGCAAGTACGCGGCATGTACAATGGTGACCAAGCTCGTAAGCAAGTGCTTGTCGATCATGGCTTCCGCTTGCCATCCGCAAAAGACAACCGTCCACTTCAATTTGAGGAGTTTGAAAAGCACATTAATCAAGCGATCTACGTGTCAGCAACGCCTGGGCCATATGAGCTTGAGAAAACGCCGAAAATGGTCGAACAAATTATTCGTCCAACCGGATTGCTTGATCCGACGATTGACGTGCGTCCAATTGAAGGACAAATTGATGATTTAATTGGCGAAATTAATGAGCGTGTGGAGCGTAATGAACGCGTGCTTGTGACCACATTAACGAAAAAGATGTCTGAGGACTTGACCGATTATTTAAAAGAGCTTGGGGTCAAAGTCAGTTATTTGCATTCAGAAGTGAAGACGCTTGAGCGGATTGAGATTGTCCGCCAACTACGGCTTGGGACGTTTGATGTACTTGTTGGGATTAACTTGCTACGAGAAGGGCTCGATATTCCGGAAGTTTCACTTGTTGCGATTTTAGATGCGGATAAGGAAGGGTTCTTACGTGCGGAGCGCTCGCTCATTCAGACGATGGGTCGTGCTGCCCGAAATGCCAATGGCCACGTCATTATGTATGCTGACAAGGTGACAAAATCGATGGATATTGCGATCAAAGAAACGACAAGACGTCGTGAGATCCAAACGGCTTATAACGAAGAGCACGGAATTACTCCGAAAACGATCGAGAAGAAAGTGCCTGAGTTGATCCAAGCGACACAGGTCGCTGAAGAAGACGGCGATTATAAGGTGCCAGCCGTAACGAAGATGGACAAGAAGGAACGCGAAGTTGTCATCGAGAATCTTGAAAAAGAAATGAAGGAAGCGGCGAAGGACTTAAACTTTGAACGCGCAGCTGAGTTGCGTGACTTATTATTAGAGTTAAAAGCGGAAGGATGA
- a CDS encoding DUF2198 family protein has translation MIDLLLALLLPFLLMVAVTRVTFSVYGALIVTAMVMLFAFDLYQKSIIVIIISIISLVGGWFAARKLLKKKPGM, from the coding sequence ATGATAGATCTTTTGTTAGCACTCTTGCTTCCTTTTTTACTAATGGTTGCGGTAACACGAGTCACGTTCAGTGTCTATGGGGCGCTGATTGTAACTGCAATGGTGATGTTATTTGCGTTTGATCTTTATCAAAAAAGCATCATCGTTATCATCATTAGCATCATTTCGCTTGTGGGTGGCTGGTTTGCTGCACGGAAGCTGTTAAAAAAGAAGCCGGGGATGTAA